A DNA window from Sulfitobacter sp. BSw21498 contains the following coding sequences:
- a CDS encoding DMT family transporter: MRPDMQGHLAMLVFSALVAGSFSLGALSANLISPTALNAARFVIAGMVIAVAVAATTGVPKGATQAPWRYLVLGGLFAVYFVLMFEGLKTARPVSAAAVFTLTPVIAAGFGWLLLRQVTTARMGLALTIGAVGALWVIFRADFAALRRFEIGYGEAVYFVGVICHALYTPMVRKLNRGEPAVVFTLGTLIAGGGLLFVYGWRDVLGTDWIALPAIVWITIIYVAVAASSATFVLLQFATLRLPSAKVMAYTYLTPSWVILWEIALGNGAPRPLILGGVGLTIFALYLLLRDDTKQV; this comes from the coding sequence ATGCGGCCTGATATGCAGGGGCATCTGGCGATGCTGGTATTCTCGGCCTTGGTGGCGGGGTCATTTTCACTGGGGGCGCTGTCGGCCAATCTGATCTCGCCTACGGCGCTGAACGCTGCGCGGTTCGTTATCGCGGGTATGGTGATTGCGGTGGCTGTGGCCGCGACGACAGGCGTGCCCAAAGGGGCAACGCAGGCTCCTTGGCGCTATCTGGTGCTTGGCGGCCTGTTCGCTGTCTATTTTGTGCTGATGTTCGAGGGGCTGAAGACGGCGCGCCCGGTCAGTGCGGCAGCTGTGTTTACGTTGACGCCGGTGATCGCTGCGGGCTTTGGCTGGCTGCTGCTGCGTCAGGTCACGACGGCACGTATGGGGTTGGCCCTGACGATCGGAGCGGTTGGTGCGCTTTGGGTGATCTTTCGCGCGGATTTCGCGGCCCTGCGCCGGTTCGAGATAGGCTATGGCGAGGCGGTCTATTTCGTCGGGGTCATCTGTCATGCGCTTTATACGCCGATGGTTCGTAAACTGAACCGCGGGGAGCCGGCGGTTGTGTTCACCTTGGGCACGCTGATTGCCGGGGGCGGGCTGTTGTTTGTCTACGGTTGGCGCGATGTGCTGGGGACCGACTGGATTGCGCTGCCCGCCATCGTGTGGATCACGATCATATATGTCGCGGTCGCGGCCTCGTCTGCTACCTTCGTGTTGCTGCAATTTGCGACCCTGCGGCTGCCGTCGGCCAAGGTCATGGCCTATACCTATCTAACGCCCAGTTGGGTGATCCTATGGGAGATCGCATTAGGCAATGGCGCGCCGCGGCCGCTTATTCTGGGGGGCGTGGGGCTGACGATCTTTGCCCTGTATCTGCTGCTGCGTGACGACACCAAACAGGTTTGA
- a CDS encoding F0F1 ATP synthase subunit C has protein sequence MEGELAQMGQFIGAGLTAFGMGGAAIGVGNVAGNYLAGALRNPSAAAGQTATLFIGIAFAEALGIFSFLVALLLMFAV, from the coding sequence ATGGAAGGCGAACTCGCACAAATGGGCCAATTCATTGGCGCAGGTCTGACAGCATTCGGCATGGGTGGCGCAGCCATCGGTGTGGGCAACGTTGCAGGCAACTACTTGGCTGGCGCTCTGCGCAACCCATCTGCTGCTGCTGGTCAAACAGCAACTCTGTTCATCGGCATCGCCTTTGCAGAAGCTCTGGGGATCTTCTCGTTCCTCGTCGCTCTGCTGCTGATGTTCGCTGTCTAA
- a CDS encoding LysR family transcriptional regulator, with the protein MDNWDEIKTAYQVARMGTVSGAAEVLGVHHATVIRHVDALERRLAVKLFQRHARGYKTTEAGEDLLRVAAATDDQFSQLASRIKGRGEAVSGELVVTSLMELSSWMTPLLVAFQKKNPDVTVRFLTGERLFRLEYGEAHIAIRAGQVPEQPDNVVQPFHMLQMGLFAHKSYIAAHGMPSAPDDYGNHRFVGHDDAQMRAPFFKWMRDMVPAQAISFRGLDAGGLRVAVREGAGIGFIELTEGRADPDLVEVHPHLPEWDSTLWLVTHVDLHRTPKVQALLSFLKKAVKKEM; encoded by the coding sequence ATGGATAACTGGGACGAAATTAAAACGGCCTATCAGGTGGCGCGTATGGGGACCGTCAGCGGCGCGGCCGAGGTGTTGGGCGTGCATCACGCCACCGTAATCCGCCACGTCGATGCGCTGGAACGCCGGCTTGCCGTCAAGCTGTTCCAGCGTCATGCGCGCGGGTACAAGACGACCGAGGCGGGCGAAGACCTGCTGCGTGTGGCCGCGGCCACCGACGATCAGTTCAGCCAGTTGGCGAGCCGGATCAAGGGGCGCGGGGAGGCGGTGTCGGGCGAGTTGGTTGTCACGTCGCTGATGGAACTGTCGAGCTGGATGACGCCGCTGTTGGTCGCGTTCCAGAAGAAGAACCCGGATGTGACCGTGCGGTTTCTGACCGGAGAGCGTCTGTTCCGGCTGGAGTACGGTGAAGCCCATATCGCGATCCGTGCCGGACAGGTGCCGGAGCAGCCAGATAATGTGGTGCAGCCGTTTCATATGCTGCAGATGGGGCTGTTCGCCCATAAGAGCTATATCGCTGCGCATGGGATGCCTTCGGCCCCTGATGACTATGGCAACCACCGGTTTGTCGGGCATGACGATGCGCAGATGCGTGCACCGTTCTTTAAGTGGATGCGCGATATGGTGCCTGCACAAGCGATCTCGTTTCGCGGGCTTGATGCGGGCGGGCTGCGGGTGGCGGTGCGTGAGGGCGCGGGGATCGGGTTCATCGAGCTGACGGAAGGTCGCGCCGACCCTGATCTGGTCGAAGTGCACCCGCATCTGCCCGAGTGGGATTCGACGTTGTGGCTGGTGACCCATGTTGATCTGCACCGCACGCCGAAGGTACAGGCGTTGCTGTCTTTTCTGAAAAAAGCGGTAAAGAAGGAAATGTGA
- a CDS encoding AtpZ/AtpI family protein — MTDPDQQQRLKQLEAKIEAAKRAHAPKPRVDEHYSQASLAWRMVIELCAGLGIGFGIGYSLDWFLGTLPIFMVLFVMLGLAAGVKTMLRSAQEIQEKKMADVADEEKGP; from the coding sequence GTGACCGATCCAGACCAACAGCAGCGGCTAAAGCAGCTTGAGGCAAAGATCGAAGCAGCCAAGCGGGCGCACGCACCAAAACCCCGGGTGGATGAACATTATTCTCAGGCATCGCTGGCCTGGCGGATGGTGATCGAACTTTGCGCCGGTCTTGGGATCGGTTTTGGCATCGGATATTCGTTGGATTGGTTCTTAGGAACGCTCCCGATTTTCATGGTGCTGTTTGTAATGCTGGGCCTTGCGGCAGGGGTAAAGACGATGCTCCGCTCTGCGCAGGAAATCCAGGAAAAGAAGATGGCCGATGTGGCCGATGAAGAAAAAGGGCCCTGA
- a CDS encoding F0F1 ATP synthase subunit A: MAAEAHGEETGGLAFHPMDQFIVKPFFGEGAVSWYTITNATVWMAIAVLAIFALLVLGTSKRSVIPSRMQSVAELAYGFIYKMVEDICGKEGVKYFPYIMTLFMFIVFSNFLGLLPMAFTPTSHISVTAVMAFAVFFGVTILGFVKNGASFLSLFWVSSAPLALRPVLAVIELISYFVRPVSHSIRLAGNMMAGHAVIKVFAGFAALAAIAPFSVLAITAMYGLEVLVSFIQAYVFAILTCVYLKDALHPHH, translated from the coding sequence ATGGCGGCAGAAGCACACGGCGAAGAAACAGGCGGTTTGGCTTTTCACCCGATGGATCAGTTCATCGTTAAGCCATTCTTTGGTGAAGGCGCTGTATCCTGGTACACGATCACCAACGCAACAGTCTGGATGGCAATTGCTGTTCTGGCGATCTTTGCGCTGCTGGTTTTGGGCACGTCCAAACGGTCGGTGATCCCGTCGCGCATGCAGTCTGTGGCCGAGCTTGCGTATGGATTCATCTACAAGATGGTTGAAGACATCTGCGGTAAGGAAGGGGTGAAATACTTCCCCTACATCATGACACTGTTCATGTTTATCGTATTCTCGAACTTCCTTGGTCTGCTGCCGATGGCCTTTACGCCTACGTCGCATATCTCTGTCACCGCTGTGATGGCGTTTGCCGTATTCTTTGGTGTGACCATTCTGGGTTTCGTCAAGAACGGCGCGTCTTTCCTGAGCCTGTTCTGGGTCAGCAGCGCGCCACTGGCACTGCGTCCGGTTCTGGCCGTGATCGAGCTGATCTCGTACTTTGTACGTCCGGTCAGCCACTCTATCCGTCTTGCGGGTAACATGATGGCGGGTCACGCCGTGATCAAGGTTTTCGCGGGCTTTGCTGCACTTGCTGCAATCGCCCCTTTCTCGGTTCTTGCGATCACGGCGATGTATGGCCTTGAGGTGCTGGTTTCCTTCATCCAGGCCTATGTTTTCGCGATCCTCACATGCGTTTATCTGAAAGACGCATTGCACCCGCACCACTAA
- a CDS encoding ArsR/SmtB family transcription factor, producing MPQPPAAQLDAIFSALADPTRRAILSMLLEDDMAVTDVAEPFDVSLAAISKHLSVLERAGLIAQEKRGRLKWCKLEPAALKTPSVWMQGFGQYEPINLDDFERFLAAEIKEMSPDAAQDDQGT from the coding sequence GTGCCCCAACCGCCTGCCGCCCAGCTTGATGCCATCTTTTCCGCGCTCGCCGACCCAACGCGGCGCGCGATTTTGTCGATGCTGCTCGAAGACGATATGGCGGTGACAGACGTGGCCGAACCGTTCGACGTGTCGCTTGCCGCGATCTCGAAACACCTGTCGGTTCTCGAACGGGCGGGGCTAATTGCGCAGGAAAAGCGCGGCCGACTTAAATGGTGCAAGCTCGAACCTGCAGCGCTAAAAACCCCATCCGTCTGGATGCAGGGCTTTGGCCAGTACGAGCCTATCAATCTTGATGATTTTGAAAGATTTCTGGCCGCAGAGATAAAAGAGATGTCACCAGATGCGGCACAGGATGATCAGGGGACTTAG